The nucleotide sequence GTCGCGCACGTCGGGCCCGAGCACGGCCTGCCGACGCTGCGGCCGGGCGACCGGGTGCACGCCGGCTGGACGCCCGACGCGTCGCTGGTGCTGCCCGCCGCCGACATCCCGACCACCGAAGACCTCGAGGACATGCTCGACGATTAGTCGGGCGATGACCGCCTCCCCTCCCCTCCTCGACGAAAGGCACTCTCCGCCATGGCTTCCGACTCTCAGTTCGACCCGCGCCGCCTGGCCGCCACCCGCACCAACCGCCGTCGGTTCATCGGCGGCGGCGCCGCAGCCGCGGCGGCGGCCATCCTCGGTCCGTCGTTCCTGGCGGCGTGCGGGTCGGACAGCTCCTCGTCCGGCTCCGGCGGCAGCGACACCACCGGCACGTCGAGCAACACGCTGCGCATCTCCAACTGGCCGCTGTACATGGCCGACGGCTTCGTCGCGGCGTTCCAAACGGCCTCCGGTCTGACCGTGGACTACAAGGAGGACTACAACGACAACGAGCAGTGGTTCGCCAAGGTCAAGGAGCCGTTGTCGCGCAAGCAGGACATCGGCGCCGACCTCGTCGTGCCGACGCAGTTCATGGCGACCCGCATCAAGGGCCTGAACTGGCTGAACGAGATCAGCGACGCCGGCGTCCCGAACCGCAAGAACCTGCGGCAGGATCTGCTCGACGCGAAGGTCGACCCGGGCCGCAAGTTCACCGCGCCGTACATGACGGGCATGGTGGGCCTGGCCTACAACCGCGCCGCGACCGGACGTGACATCCGGTCGATCGACGATCTATGGGATCCCACGTTCAAGGGCCGGGTCAGCCTCTTCTCCGACGTGCAGGACGGCCTCGGCATGATCATGTCGTCGCAGGGCAATTCGGTGGAGGACCCGACGAGCGACGGCGTCAAGAAGGCCGTCGACCTGGTGCGCGAGCAGAAGGACAAGGGCCAGATCCGGCGGTTCACCGGCAACGACTACGCCGACGACCTGGCCTCGGGCAACATCGCGATCGCGCAAGCGTATTCGGGCGACATCGTGCAATTGCAGGCCGACAATCCCGACCTGCAGTTCGTGGTGCCGGAGTCCGGTGGCGTCTGGTTCATCGACACGATGGTGGTGCCCTACACCACGCAGAACCAGAAGGGCGCCGAGCAGTGGATCGACTACGTCTACGACCGCGCCAACTACGCGAAGCTCGTCGCCTTCGTGCAGTACGTGCCGGTGCTCAGTGACATGACCGACGAACTGACCAAGGTCGATCCCGCGGTCGCGAAGAACCCGCTGAT is from Mycolicibacterium grossiae and encodes:
- a CDS encoding polyamine ABC transporter substrate-binding protein, with the translated sequence MASDSQFDPRRLAATRTNRRRFIGGGAAAAAAAILGPSFLAACGSDSSSSGSGGSDTTGTSSNTLRISNWPLYMADGFVAAFQTASGLTVDYKEDYNDNEQWFAKVKEPLSRKQDIGADLVVPTQFMATRIKGLNWLNEISDAGVPNRKNLRQDLLDAKVDPGRKFTAPYMTGMVGLAYNRAATGRDIRSIDDLWDPTFKGRVSLFSDVQDGLGMIMSSQGNSVEDPTSDGVKKAVDLVREQKDKGQIRRFTGNDYADDLASGNIAIAQAYSGDIVQLQADNPDLQFVVPESGGVWFIDTMVVPYTTQNQKGAEQWIDYVYDRANYAKLVAFVQYVPVLSDMTDELTKVDPAVAKNPLINPPENMQSNLKSWAALSDEQTQEFNTLYAAVTGG